From the Deinococcus hopiensis KR-140 genome, one window contains:
- a CDS encoding IS110 family transposase has translation MESIFVGIDVCKARLDVAIRPTGEIFAEENSIPGVARLADRLKALEPTLVVLEATGGLERDLVLALVQQGVRVVVANARQVRDFAKATGRLAKTDQLDAMLLALFAEMVRPPARKVPEERVRALGDLVDRRRQVVDMLVMERNRLHSVRAEAVRADLHAHITSLEKRQSELDQELKALMETDLQWRAQRDLLMSVPGVGQVVTLTLLAQLPELGQVSGKQLSALVGLAPFNRDSGKSRGRRSIWGGRAEVRTKLYMAAVTGIRVNPVLRDVFQRLVAQGKPKKVALVACMRKLLVILNAIVRSQVPWRPVSDPALSHRAIHETPRHPLTSHTVAVAQ, from the coding sequence GTGGAGAGCATCTTCGTCGGTATCGATGTTTGCAAAGCTCGCCTTGATGTTGCGATTCGTCCCACTGGAGAAATTTTTGCTGAGGAGAACTCGATTCCAGGTGTCGCACGACTTGCGGATCGCCTGAAAGCACTCGAACCGACTTTGGTTGTGCTGGAAGCGACGGGTGGGTTGGAGCGGGATCTGGTCCTGGCGTTGGTCCAACAAGGTGTTCGGGTCGTCGTGGCCAATGCGCGTCAAGTTCGCGACTTCGCCAAAGCAACAGGTCGACTGGCCAAAACAGATCAATTGGATGCCATGCTCTTGGCCTTGTTTGCGGAGATGGTCCGGCCTCCAGCTCGGAAGGTACCTGAGGAGCGGGTTCGTGCACTGGGAGACCTGGTCGACCGTCGACGACAAGTCGTCGACATGCTGGTCATGGAACGAAACCGCCTTCACTCCGTACGGGCGGAAGCGGTGCGTGCAGATCTGCACGCACACATCACCTCTCTGGAGAAACGCCAGAGTGAGCTGGATCAGGAACTGAAGGCCCTGATGGAGACCGATCTGCAGTGGCGTGCTCAGCGGGACCTTCTGATGAGCGTTCCCGGTGTGGGTCAGGTCGTCACGTTGACGTTGCTTGCCCAGTTACCTGAGCTCGGCCAAGTCTCTGGCAAACAACTGAGCGCCCTTGTCGGATTGGCACCGTTCAACCGAGACAGCGGGAAATCCCGAGGGCGACGCAGCATCTGGGGAGGACGCGCGGAGGTGAGGACCAAACTGTACATGGCGGCGGTCACCGGAATTCGTGTCAACCCGGTACTTCGGGATGTTTTTCAGCGTCTGGTTGCACAGGGAAAACCTAAAAAAGTGGCGCTCGTCGCGTGTATGCGTAAGTTGCTGGTCATCCTGAATGCCATTGTTCGTTCTCAAGTGCCGTGGCGCCCCGTGTCTGACCCGGCGTTGTCACACCGTGCCATCCACGAGACGCCACGGCACCCCTTGACTTCCCACACGGTTGCTGTTGCGCAGTAG
- a CDS encoding replication initiator protein A, giving the protein MAGKDQSLSVRHDERNLARLNLVLAPNRTELYEWSKDIQLDSLGLIRVTCTAPRNSQVPHGLDNDILLGLVSAAVVQGLPADDTVRLSIRELLRLSGIDASARAYKNLKESLYRLQHTAYNIVDSWYDGKQHRWRTLSFSLIVKHWSEDNSIDIEQVGQWRAQTLIAIKLDDGLMANIRAGHIRPLDLELLSKLTQPLTRTLFRTLSFQRETGDSGKQPVMAYSVPLSIWATHLGLYGMRNDTILRALAPAHEELKEAGFLSDVTYQGRGKDRYVHYTFRSRETLSANPQAVALLVQYGISGGRALGLAQTYRLEAVRMAVSRFDALLQSEYRHRIRNRPGILTDILENPEKYDTILATQPEGQATKPHQERPHSEAPVEQPSKRQESAVHIILLGQFDNSPKRRELRDRAARLYIEGHLQVFDLTQLLHKGTQEAEELINNWEQLIRGQSE; this is encoded by the coding sequence ATGGCAGGCAAGGACCAGAGCTTGAGCGTACGTCACGATGAGCGCAATCTCGCTCGACTCAATCTGGTCCTCGCTCCCAACCGTACGGAGTTGTACGAGTGGTCGAAGGACATCCAGCTCGACTCGCTTGGTCTGATCCGAGTCACCTGTACTGCGCCCCGCAACAGCCAGGTCCCCCACGGTCTCGACAACGATATTCTCCTGGGGTTGGTGAGCGCTGCTGTGGTCCAGGGCCTTCCCGCAGACGATACAGTGCGCCTTTCTATTCGTGAATTGCTGCGCCTCAGCGGTATCGACGCGAGTGCACGGGCCTATAAGAATCTCAAAGAATCGCTCTACCGCCTGCAGCACACCGCTTATAACATCGTGGACAGCTGGTATGACGGGAAGCAGCACAGGTGGCGTACCCTGTCGTTTAGCTTGATCGTCAAGCATTGGAGCGAAGACAATTCTATCGACATTGAGCAAGTCGGGCAGTGGCGAGCCCAGACGCTCATCGCCATCAAGTTGGATGACGGCCTTATGGCCAATATTCGTGCTGGGCACATCCGGCCTCTGGATCTGGAACTTCTCTCAAAGCTGACTCAGCCCTTGACGCGGACCCTCTTCCGCACGCTGTCCTTTCAGCGCGAAACGGGAGATTCCGGAAAGCAGCCGGTGATGGCTTACTCCGTGCCACTTTCCATTTGGGCCACCCATCTGGGCCTTTACGGCATGCGTAACGACACCATTTTGAGGGCCCTGGCTCCAGCCCACGAGGAATTGAAGGAGGCCGGGTTTCTCTCCGACGTGACCTATCAAGGAAGAGGAAAAGACCGGTACGTCCACTACACCTTCCGTTCCCGCGAGACGCTGTCCGCCAATCCACAAGCGGTAGCTCTTCTGGTTCAGTATGGGATCAGTGGTGGACGGGCCTTGGGACTGGCCCAAACCTATAGGCTGGAGGCAGTTCGAATGGCGGTGAGCCGCTTCGACGCCCTGCTCCAATCCGAGTACCGACACCGCATCCGCAACCGCCCGGGTATTCTCACGGACATTCTCGAAAACCCAGAAAAGTACGACACGATTCTGGCCACTCAACCAGAAGGCCAGGCAACAAAGCCTCATCAGGAGCGGCCCCATTCGGAAGCCCCAGTTGAGCAACCTTCAAAGCGGCAGGAGAGTGCAGTCCACATCATCTTGCTGGGTCAATTTGATAATTCGCCGAAACGGCGTGAACTGCGGGACCGGGCTGCACGACTGTATATCGAGGGGCACCTGCAGGTCTTTGACCTGACTCAACTTCTTCACAAGGGTACCCAGGAGGCTGAAGAGCTCATCAACAATTGGGAGCAACTGATCAGAGGCCAGAGTGAGTAA
- a CDS encoding response regulator translates to MTLPQHFLLIDDNVADHHLAQEAFGELCPECTLTCYTNGREALHALRRGTVQAEVILLDINMPVMNGFDVLRELKRDLQLVTLPVVMLSTSSNKGDVDMAYTLHASSYFVKATDFDGFIAQIDAFLAYWRQAQLAPKPV, encoded by the coding sequence GTGACTCTCCCGCAACATTTCCTGCTGATTGATGACAACGTCGCCGATCACCACCTGGCCCAGGAAGCGTTCGGGGAACTCTGCCCGGAGTGCACGCTGACCTGCTACACCAATGGCCGAGAAGCGCTGCATGCCTTACGGCGCGGAACGGTTCAGGCGGAGGTGATCCTGCTGGATATCAACATGCCCGTGATGAATGGTTTCGACGTTCTCCGGGAGCTCAAACGCGACCTGCAGTTGGTGACGCTCCCGGTGGTGATGCTCTCCACGTCCAGCAACAAGGGTGACGTGGACATGGCGTACACCCTACATGCCAGTTCGTACTTTGTGAAGGCAACGGATTTTGATGGGTTCATCGCGCAGATTGACGCCTTCCTGGCGTACTGGCGCCAGGCCCAGCTCGCTCCCAAGCCCGTTTAG
- a CDS encoding IS630 family transposase (programmed frameshift) — protein sequence MTDRWLPSRLTRAQLEERRLHFLKLLETGQYSSKELAELLGVSMSTLRTWRHLLRHQGPGALQATITTGRVPALSGEQRETLKRLLNEGAQVHGFPDASWTTPRVREVIGRHFDIWHHRDHVRRILHQLGFSRQKPDQRALEQNPEAVATWIQTVLPEIKKKVTAGATLVFLDEVGFSLKGTVKHTWALRGHTPVVYGKASWDKVSTIGALTTAGQFLQHTQHGAFKSPDVIRFLQHVLTHVPGEVVVVLDNAGIHKSKAVTAFATGEARLSLQYLPPYAPELNPIELVWAYIKRNVLGNFCAQTLKELKARLKVGWARVRYVRLPARLLHSYLPS from the exons ATGACGGACCGTTGGCTGCCCTCGCGCCTGACGCGAGCTCAACTTGAAGAACGTCGACTGCACTTCCTCAAGCTGCTCGAAACTGGGCAATACAGCAGCAAGGAACTCGCGGAGCTTCTGGGTGTCTCCATGAGTACTCTGCGCACCTGGAGGCACCTCCTGCGGCACCAGGGTCCAGGTGCACTGCAGGCCACCATCACCACGGGGAGAGTGCCAGCACTCTCCGGAGAGCAGCGAGAGACCCTGAAGCGACTGCTCAACGAAGGCGCACAGGTGCATGGCTTCCCCGACGCGAGCTGGACGACCCCGCGCGTCCGGGAGGTCATCGGTCGTCACTTCGACATCTGGCATCATCGCGACCACGTGCGGAGAATCCTGCACCAGTTGGGCTTCTCCCGCCAGAAGCCCGATCAACGCGCGCTGGAACAGAATCCCGAAGCGGTGGCCACCTGGATTCAGACCGTCCTGCCCGAGATCAA AAAAAAAGTAACGGCGGGAGCGACCCTGGTCTTCCTGGATGAGGTGGGGTTCAGCCTGAAAGGCACGGTGAAGCACACCTGGGCGCTGCGCGGCCACACGCCCGTGGTGTATGGCAAAGCCAGCTGGGACAAGGTGTCGACTATCGGTGCACTCACCACTGCCGGCCAGTTCCTGCAACACACGCAACACGGCGCGTTCAAGAGTCCGGACGTGATTCGCTTCCTGCAGCACGTGTTGACGCATGTCCCAGGAGAGGTCGTGGTCGTCCTCGACAACGCCGGCATCCACAAATCGAAGGCCGTCACGGCCTTCGCAACAGGTGAAGCACGGCTGTCTCTGCAATATCTCCCGCCGTACGCTCCGGAACTCAATCCCATTGAACTGGTGTGGGCCTACATCAAGCGGAACGTCCTGGGGAACTTCTGTGCACAGACATTGAAGGAATTGAAGGCGCGCCTCAAGGTCGGATGGGCGCGCGTCCGGTATGTCCGACTCCCCGCTCGCCTCCTCCACAGCTACCTTCCGTCCTAA